From the genome of Devriesea agamarum, one region includes:
- the nrdR gene encoding transcriptional regulator NrdR, giving the protein MHCPFCRHPDSRVVDSRTSDDGVTIRRRRQCPSCGRRFSTTESASLVVNKRSGVSEPFSRAKVISGVRKACQGRPVTEDELAVLAQKVEESVRASGQAEIDSMGVGLAILEPLKELDLVAYLRFASVYQSFESLEDFDAAIAALRGEHRGSPPNSQDGRDTSEI; this is encoded by the coding sequence GTGCACTGTCCTTTCTGCCGACACCCTGATTCCCGGGTGGTTGACTCCCGTACCTCTGATGACGGGGTGACCATCCGGCGCCGCCGTCAATGCCCGTCGTGTGGGCGGAGGTTCTCAACCACGGAATCGGCATCGCTGGTTGTCAATAAGAGATCTGGGGTTAGTGAACCCTTTAGCCGGGCAAAGGTCATTTCTGGCGTGCGCAAGGCCTGCCAGGGGCGGCCAGTGACCGAGGATGAGCTCGCTGTCCTCGCGCAAAAAGTTGAAGAGTCGGTCCGAGCAAGCGGACAGGCGGAGATCGACTCCATGGGGGTTGGTTTGGCGATTCTTGAGCCGCTCAAAGAACTCGACCTCGTGGCCTATCTGAGGTTTGCCTCGGTCTATCAGAGCTTTGAATCGCTGGAGGATTTCGACGCCGCCATCGCCGCTTTGCGTGGAGAACACCGGGGATCACCCCCAAATTCTCAGGATGGTCGAGACACCTCAGAAATCTAG
- a CDS encoding ATP-dependent DNA helicase, translating into MTSSATANEPQDDLDALMDAAVRAVGGNPRRGQQRMAGAVQRAMESGRHLLVQAGTGTGKSLGYLVPALARAVRTGKPVVVSTATIALQAQIVTKDLPRLVEALAPLLPRTPSFCLLKGRANYVCLHKVAGGYPDDIEPGALFAEASVHSPSGDTLTSERLGDQIRRLRDWAEQTDTGDRDALDMPVSDRAWRQVSVTGSQCLGTSCPMVGECFAERNRDIARGVDLIVTNHALLAVDAFSGHGIIPAHDVVVFDEAHELTARVTSAVTKILTHGAVRGAGRAVRQLGLPATALEEAGEALSKALGDVGEGRLPNGLPEVLTDALVVLEAEARQLHADARAAGDDGAGSTAGARKNARTALQEICDVARRVVDEREGDVVWISRGEANGRLSLLVAPLSIAGSMRSKILSQRTTVMTSATLAFADRFESPAGAVGLDPRDRRPEDEDSYLQVPDGENKLWSGIDVGSPFDYEKQGILYIARHLPTPGREGPSLAMLDHVVELVEASDGGVLGLFSSRRAAEAAAQHVRERSSLPIAVQGEDSVGRLVSVFRQETHTSLFGTLSLWQGVDVQGDACRLVLIDRIPFPRPDDPLTSARQEHISARGGNGFMSVSAQHAALLLAQGAGRLVRSDTDRGMVAVLDPRLATARYGGYLLSAMPPLWRTSDPEVALGALRRLSQSVRSR; encoded by the coding sequence GTGACATCCTCCGCCACTGCCAACGAGCCCCAAGACGACCTTGACGCGCTCATGGACGCAGCTGTGCGAGCGGTGGGAGGAAATCCCCGGCGGGGGCAGCAACGCATGGCCGGGGCTGTTCAGCGCGCGATGGAATCGGGTCGGCACCTACTGGTTCAGGCGGGCACCGGAACCGGTAAATCGCTGGGGTACTTGGTTCCGGCTTTGGCGCGCGCTGTGCGCACAGGTAAGCCGGTGGTGGTCTCCACGGCCACCATTGCGTTGCAAGCACAGATTGTCACCAAAGACTTACCGCGGCTGGTGGAGGCGCTTGCCCCGCTTTTGCCTCGGACTCCCAGTTTTTGTCTCCTTAAGGGCCGTGCAAACTATGTGTGCCTGCATAAGGTGGCCGGCGGTTACCCCGATGACATCGAACCGGGTGCGCTGTTTGCTGAAGCGAGTGTGCATTCCCCTTCCGGGGATACGTTGACCAGTGAGCGTTTGGGTGATCAGATACGGCGTTTGAGGGATTGGGCTGAGCAGACCGATACCGGTGATCGCGACGCCCTGGATATGCCGGTCAGTGATCGGGCGTGGCGGCAAGTATCGGTCACCGGTTCGCAATGTCTCGGTACCTCGTGCCCGATGGTGGGTGAGTGCTTCGCTGAGCGCAACCGGGACATCGCGCGTGGAGTTGATCTGATCGTGACGAATCACGCCCTGCTCGCGGTCGATGCTTTCTCAGGGCATGGCATTATTCCGGCGCATGACGTCGTTGTCTTTGATGAAGCCCATGAACTCACGGCCCGGGTCACTTCGGCTGTCACCAAAATACTGACGCACGGTGCCGTGCGCGGTGCGGGCCGGGCTGTGCGTCAGCTTGGGCTCCCGGCGACTGCGCTGGAAGAAGCGGGAGAGGCCCTGTCGAAGGCGCTCGGTGATGTGGGGGAGGGGCGTCTTCCAAACGGGCTCCCAGAAGTGCTGACCGACGCCCTGGTGGTTTTGGAAGCGGAAGCCCGGCAGCTTCACGCCGATGCTCGGGCTGCCGGGGATGACGGTGCGGGATCGACCGCTGGCGCCCGTAAGAACGCGCGGACAGCTTTGCAAGAGATCTGCGATGTGGCGCGGAGGGTGGTTGATGAGCGCGAAGGGGATGTGGTGTGGATTTCGCGCGGTGAAGCCAACGGCAGACTGAGCTTGCTGGTTGCGCCCCTATCCATCGCCGGGTCTATGCGCTCGAAGATTCTTAGCCAGCGCACGACGGTGATGACCTCGGCCACGCTCGCGTTTGCGGATCGCTTTGAGTCGCCTGCCGGTGCCGTAGGACTGGATCCGCGCGATCGCCGCCCCGAGGATGAGGATTCTTATCTGCAGGTGCCTGACGGTGAGAATAAACTGTGGTCCGGTATCGACGTGGGGAGCCCGTTCGATTACGAGAAACAGGGGATTCTCTATATCGCCAGGCATTTACCGACCCCCGGCCGGGAAGGGCCGAGCCTGGCAATGCTGGATCATGTGGTGGAGTTGGTGGAAGCATCCGACGGTGGGGTGCTCGGCCTGTTTTCCTCGCGGCGTGCGGCGGAAGCCGCAGCTCAACATGTGCGTGAACGCAGTAGTTTGCCCATTGCAGTGCAGGGTGAAGACAGTGTGGGCAGGTTGGTGAGCGTTTTTCGTCAGGAAACGCATACGAGTCTTTTTGGGACGCTATCGCTGTGGCAAGGCGTGGACGTGCAGGGGGATGCCTGCCGGTTGGTGCTCATAGACCGGATTCCGTTCCCGCGTCCGGACGATCCACTGACTTCGGCTCGTCAAGAGCATATTTCGGCGCGTGGCGGCAATGGATTCATGAGCGTGTCGGCTCAGCATGCAGCATTATTACTGGCCCAGGGGGCCGGACGTCTGGTTCGTTCGGACACAGACCGCGGGATGGTTGCGGTGCTCGATCCTCGCCTAGCCACGGCGAGGTATGGCGGCTATCTGCTCAGCGCGATGCCTCCGCTGTGGCGTACCAGCGATCCGGAGGTGGCGCTGGGGGCTTTGCGCAGGCTATCCCAGTCGGTTCGCTCTAGGTGA
- the hflX gene encoding GTPase HflX, translating into MRITFHEETVTDDDRVDVETAAHDDATASHDDLSKDRQPGRERKGSSPSSRGDDLTARILARPDASISDVTYVSDADGDQFDLADRHALRRVHGLSTELEDVTEVEYRSLRLEKVVLAGLFTSGGVEDAENSLRELAALAETAGSDVLDGVMQRRHHPDPSTFLGRGKAQELADIVAGCGADTVIVDGALAPSQRRALEDVVKVKVIDRTALILDIFAQHARSREGKAQVELAQLEYLLPRLRGWGESMSRQAGGRVAAGAGIGSRGPGETKIELDRRRIRSRIAKLRREIKEMKPAREAKRADRKRHKVPSVAIAGYTNAGKSSLLNRLTGAGVLVENALFATLDPTVRRAETPDGREFTFADTVGFVRHLPHELVEAFRSTLEEVADADLLLHVVDASHPDPEGQIQAVRAVFADIEGFDVPEVIVFNKCDLTEPETIARLRSQVRDSCTVSARTGEGIDELRSIIADRLPRPQSEVDVVVPYTRGDLVSRAYDGGRILAESHEADGTRLHALVDAGLAAELHAVAVQADPAEH; encoded by the coding sequence GTGAGAATTACCTTCCACGAAGAAACTGTCACCGATGATGATCGCGTAGATGTCGAGACCGCAGCGCACGATGACGCCACTGCCAGTCACGATGATCTGTCGAAGGATCGGCAGCCGGGACGGGAGCGGAAGGGATCCTCACCCAGTTCGCGCGGGGATGACCTCACCGCCAGGATTCTGGCCCGCCCCGATGCCTCAATTTCCGATGTCACCTATGTGTCGGATGCCGACGGGGACCAGTTCGATTTGGCTGACCGCCACGCTCTGCGGCGAGTGCACGGTCTTTCGACGGAACTCGAAGACGTCACTGAGGTGGAATACCGTTCGCTGCGCCTCGAAAAGGTGGTGCTCGCAGGCCTGTTTACCTCCGGTGGTGTGGAGGATGCGGAAAACAGCCTGCGGGAACTGGCGGCGCTCGCCGAAACAGCGGGGTCCGATGTGCTTGACGGGGTGATGCAGCGGCGCCACCATCCCGACCCGTCGACCTTCCTCGGACGGGGTAAGGCGCAGGAACTTGCCGATATCGTTGCAGGCTGCGGGGCAGATACGGTGATTGTCGACGGGGCTCTAGCCCCCTCTCAGCGTCGCGCCTTAGAAGACGTGGTGAAGGTCAAGGTTATCGACCGGACCGCGCTGATCCTGGATATCTTTGCCCAGCATGCGAGGTCTCGGGAAGGCAAAGCGCAGGTTGAACTTGCACAGCTGGAGTATTTACTGCCGAGGCTGCGTGGGTGGGGCGAATCGATGTCCCGGCAGGCAGGTGGGCGTGTAGCGGCAGGCGCTGGGATCGGTTCTCGCGGCCCCGGTGAAACCAAAATTGAGTTGGACCGCCGCCGTATCCGGTCGCGGATTGCCAAACTGCGTCGTGAAATCAAGGAAATGAAACCCGCCCGGGAGGCTAAGCGCGCTGATCGTAAACGCCACAAGGTGCCGAGTGTGGCAATTGCTGGTTACACCAATGCCGGGAAGTCATCGTTGCTCAATCGACTGACTGGGGCCGGGGTGCTGGTGGAAAACGCGCTGTTTGCCACCCTCGATCCGACGGTGCGTCGGGCTGAAACTCCCGACGGACGCGAGTTCACGTTCGCGGACACCGTGGGTTTTGTTCGGCACTTGCCGCATGAACTGGTTGAAGCTTTCCGTTCCACTTTGGAAGAAGTAGCTGACGCAGACCTTCTGCTGCATGTCGTCGATGCGTCTCACCCGGACCCTGAAGGTCAGATCCAGGCCGTCCGGGCGGTATTCGCTGACATTGAGGGTTTCGATGTTCCCGAAGTGATCGTCTTTAACAAATGTGATCTCACAGAACCGGAGACGATCGCGCGTCTGCGCAGTCAGGTGCGCGACTCCTGTACCGTGTCGGCTCGCACAGGCGAAGGAATTGACGAGCTGCGTTCGATCATTGCGGACCGGTTACCTCGCCCGCAGTCTGAGGTCGATGTGGTAGTTCCTTACACCCGCGGCGACCTAGTGTCGCGAGCATATGACGGGGGCCGGATTCTGGCGGAATCCCATGAGGCCGACGGCACCCGGTTGCATGCGTTGGTGGATGCGGGGCTCGCCGCGGAGCTTCACGCAGTGGCCGTACAGGCGGACCCGGCTGAGCACTGA
- the lexA gene encoding transcriptional repressor LexA codes for MARTDHTGQSQHPDKSPAPDTLTPRQRRILEKIASAIQHRGYPPSMREIGDAVGLNSPSSVSHQLQALERKGFLRRDPKRPRAMEIVMPDEDGAASLPEPSDIVVGAGVTAGTSVAVPLVGRIAAGAPITAEEHVEDVFTLPQQLVGSGDLFLLKVSGDSMVDAAICDGDWVVIRRQQIAEPGEIVAAMLDGEATVKTFKRADNHVWLMPHNPAFTPILGDHAEILGKVVAVLRAI; via the coding sequence ATGGCACGCACCGACCACACAGGGCAGTCGCAACATCCAGATAAGTCCCCCGCCCCCGACACCCTGACACCTCGCCAGCGTCGCATCCTCGAAAAAATCGCCAGCGCTATCCAACACCGGGGATACCCGCCGAGCATGCGCGAAATCGGTGATGCAGTGGGGCTAAACTCGCCCTCGTCCGTGTCCCACCAGCTGCAAGCCTTAGAGCGCAAAGGGTTTCTGCGGCGCGACCCCAAGCGTCCTCGCGCCATGGAAATTGTGATGCCCGACGAGGACGGTGCCGCCAGCCTCCCCGAGCCGAGTGACATCGTGGTTGGAGCTGGCGTTACGGCTGGGACAAGCGTTGCAGTCCCACTTGTGGGGCGCATTGCCGCCGGTGCACCCATCACCGCCGAAGAACACGTCGAAGACGTGTTCACCTTGCCCCAACAGCTGGTCGGCAGCGGCGACCTTTTCCTCTTAAAAGTCAGCGGCGACTCCATGGTGGATGCCGCTATCTGCGATGGCGACTGGGTAGTTATCCGGAGACAACAAATTGCCGAGCCGGGAGAAATTGTGGCGGCCATGCTGGATGGTGAAGCGACCGTCAAAACCTTCAAACGCGCCGACAATCACGTATGGCTCATGCCGCACAACCCAGCGTTCACGCCCATACTTGGCGATCATGCTGAAATTCTTGGCAAGGTCGTAGCGGTGCTGCGCGCAATCTAG
- a CDS encoding class I SAM-dependent methyltransferase: MSDHYFTPQSTAKEQRFPLSVTLAGSRRDLVSSAGVFSAKSLDKATALLLAHEDELPPLPDTGDLLDLGSGWGPIALTLALRRPRCRVWAVDIADRARELTAENAARLGLENVEVCAPEDVPAEIQFHAIWSNPAIRIGKDELHQMLALWLGRLHPDGTASMAVGKNLGADSLMRWLASRDPDRPVNRTASAKGFRILTVGPKARSGPSL, from the coding sequence GTGAGCGATCACTATTTCACCCCGCAGAGCACCGCTAAAGAACAGCGCTTTCCACTATCCGTCACTCTGGCCGGTTCCCGCCGTGACCTCGTCAGCAGCGCCGGTGTGTTCAGCGCGAAAAGCCTCGACAAGGCAACTGCCCTATTACTTGCCCATGAAGATGAGCTTCCCCCCTTACCGGATACCGGTGATCTGCTCGACCTGGGTAGCGGATGGGGACCGATCGCTTTAACGCTCGCCTTGCGCAGGCCGCGGTGCCGAGTCTGGGCCGTGGACATTGCCGACCGTGCCCGGGAGCTGACCGCTGAAAACGCTGCCCGGCTCGGGCTAGAAAACGTCGAGGTATGCGCACCTGAGGATGTGCCCGCAGAGATTCAATTCCATGCCATCTGGTCTAATCCTGCGATCAGGATCGGTAAAGACGAGCTTCACCAAATGCTCGCCCTGTGGTTAGGGCGTCTACACCCAGACGGCACCGCGTCCATGGCGGTGGGTAAGAACCTCGGGGCCGATTCGTTGATGCGCTGGCTCGCAAGCCGTGATCCTGACCGGCCTGTTAACCGCACTGCCAGCGCAAAAGGATTTCGCATCCTCACGGTCGGCCCTAAGGCCCGTTCCGGTCCCAGCTTGTAA
- a CDS encoding HelD family protein has product MTQPAQGPDPQEEIAAEQQYVDRLYQRLDQIRTQIGGQLSKVQRSQHASTHQNRSERDAFAAMYQDRLALLDSVSNNVVFGRLDGDDQVTHYIGRIGLFTPDRHQLLVDWRAPAAAAFYQATPAARQGVRLRRHLVTRGRTVVGLEDDVLDSRLLEDADAGSHVLQGEGALLASLRAQRTGRMGEIVATIQAEQDRIIRAKTRGVLIVQGGPGTGKTAVALHRAAYLLYTHRRKLEHSGVLVVAPTRGFLRYIERVLPSLGESGVLMLTPGELFPGVSTELRDAPDTARLKGDTRMATLLARAVKDRQRIPQRDQKVRLDGVEFVVRVSDLAAARKDARATRKPHNQARSVFVRSALDRILVRYERALATRGLVVTPEESSERLDDLRRHPGIRKLLNLCWLPYTPQSFLNILFAHPERLHAADPSLTPGQVDLLARPKGSPWTVDDVPLLDEAAEILGEDDEVERVLNARAHAQREQNLDYARGVLANIDTDGLVRAEDLADRMEVRTGLRSIAERALEDRQWTFGHVVADEAQELSAMAWRVLMRRCPTKSFTVVGDIAQTSSAAGADRWGAALSPFVGDRYQLTELTVNYRTPRRIMDRAVETARQAGLHVTQVQSVRNGDHDVATHRVEPEAISSLCARLIMGHLRADQGRVAVICPSQTAQSLQATLTSVLLHDPCRGSQEQGTSRALLGDRIGLGSGGIDDIVAVMTAEQAKGLEFDDVIIVEPAQILRAHRRGANDLYVAMTRSTRRLDIVHSEDLPAGICATHKPQQ; this is encoded by the coding sequence GTGACTCAGCCCGCGCAGGGACCCGATCCCCAGGAAGAAATCGCCGCCGAGCAACAATATGTCGACCGCCTGTACCAGCGGCTCGACCAGATCCGCACGCAGATCGGCGGTCAGCTCAGCAAGGTTCAGCGTTCTCAGCACGCCTCCACCCATCAAAACCGGTCAGAACGCGACGCCTTCGCCGCGATGTACCAGGACCGCCTGGCACTACTCGACTCGGTCAGTAACAACGTCGTCTTTGGCCGCCTCGACGGCGACGACCAAGTGACGCACTATATCGGTCGCATTGGCCTATTCACTCCAGACCGTCACCAGCTACTCGTTGACTGGCGAGCCCCCGCGGCAGCAGCGTTCTACCAGGCCACCCCCGCGGCACGTCAGGGAGTGCGCTTGCGCCGGCATCTAGTGACCCGGGGCCGCACCGTCGTCGGCCTCGAGGACGACGTGCTGGATTCCCGCCTGCTCGAGGACGCCGATGCCGGGTCCCATGTGCTTCAGGGAGAAGGAGCTTTGCTCGCTTCCCTGCGGGCTCAACGCACCGGCCGCATGGGAGAAATCGTCGCGACCATCCAGGCCGAGCAGGATCGCATCATCCGGGCGAAGACTCGCGGTGTGCTCATTGTCCAGGGCGGGCCCGGAACGGGTAAAACCGCGGTCGCACTGCACCGCGCCGCCTATCTGCTGTACACCCACCGCCGCAAACTCGAGCATTCCGGGGTGCTGGTGGTCGCTCCCACTCGCGGTTTCCTGCGGTATATCGAACGCGTACTACCTTCCCTGGGCGAATCAGGGGTTCTGATGCTCACCCCGGGTGAGCTTTTCCCCGGCGTGAGCACCGAGCTTCGCGATGCACCCGACACTGCCCGTCTCAAGGGCGATACGAGAATGGCGACACTGCTAGCCCGCGCTGTAAAAGACCGTCAGAGGATTCCCCAGCGCGACCAAAAGGTACGCCTGGACGGGGTCGAATTCGTTGTCCGTGTAAGCGATCTCGCTGCGGCGCGCAAAGATGCCCGCGCCACCCGGAAACCCCATAACCAAGCTCGTTCCGTGTTCGTGCGCAGCGCCTTAGACCGGATTCTGGTTCGGTATGAGCGCGCTTTGGCTACCCGAGGCTTGGTCGTCACCCCTGAGGAAAGCAGCGAACGGCTGGATGATCTTCGGCGCCACCCCGGTATCAGGAAGCTGCTCAATTTATGCTGGCTTCCCTACACGCCACAGTCCTTCTTAAATATTCTTTTCGCTCATCCGGAGCGACTGCACGCGGCAGATCCATCCTTAACACCCGGTCAGGTTGATCTACTGGCCCGTCCGAAAGGCTCCCCGTGGACCGTCGATGACGTTCCGCTTTTGGATGAGGCGGCCGAGATTTTGGGTGAGGACGACGAAGTGGAGCGCGTTCTCAATGCCCGCGCCCACGCACAGCGGGAACAAAATCTGGATTATGCCCGTGGAGTGTTGGCGAACATCGACACTGACGGGTTGGTTCGGGCGGAAGACCTCGCTGATCGCATGGAGGTTCGTACCGGTCTGCGCAGCATCGCCGAGCGTGCCCTGGAGGATCGACAGTGGACGTTCGGACACGTTGTTGCCGACGAAGCGCAGGAACTGTCGGCTATGGCCTGGCGGGTTCTTATGCGCCGGTGTCCCACCAAGTCCTTCACCGTGGTTGGCGATATTGCCCAGACCTCATCCGCTGCCGGTGCTGACCGCTGGGGTGCTGCACTGTCTCCTTTTGTGGGCGACAGGTATCAGCTCACCGAACTTACCGTGAATTACCGTACCCCGCGGCGCATTATGGATCGTGCAGTGGAGACGGCCCGGCAGGCAGGCTTGCACGTCACACAGGTACAGTCGGTGCGCAACGGTGATCACGATGTCGCTACTCACCGGGTGGAGCCTGAGGCGATATCGAGTTTGTGCGCACGCCTCATCATGGGTCATCTCCGTGCTGACCAGGGCCGGGTGGCGGTGATCTGCCCGTCACAGACTGCGCAGTCTCTTCAGGCGACGCTCACATCCGTGTTACTGCACGATCCCTGTCGTGGGAGTCAGGAGCAGGGCACGTCGCGGGCGCTGCTGGGTGATCGCATTGGGCTCGGTAGCGGGGGCATTGACGACATCGTCGCTGTGATGACGGCTGAGCAGGCTAAGGGGCTTGAGTTTGACGATGTCATCATCGTGGAACCGGCGCAGATTCTTCGTGCTCATCGACGGGGTGCAAATGATCTTTACGTGGCGATGACCCGGTCCACTCGCAGGCTGGACATCGTGCACAGCGAAGACCTTCCGGCCGGAATCTGTGCCACGCACAAGCCTCAGCAATGA
- a CDS encoding LysM peptidoglycan-binding domain-containing protein, giving the protein MSPLAVSNQQHACGVGALACGGQRHLFVVRDGSQTPNVSSARPAVSARMRLTTRGRIVVTMLLGAAIVSMLLSLFIVDIPAAMAGGRHPDELAVVMVQPGETLWNLAERYGDDSLTVQDNVRHLREINHLPNEQVSAGTALYVPAG; this is encoded by the coding sequence ATGAGCCCTCTCGCAGTGAGTAATCAGCAGCACGCATGTGGTGTAGGCGCCCTCGCATGCGGCGGTCAGCGGCATCTGTTCGTGGTGCGTGATGGGTCACAGACGCCTAACGTATCCTCCGCCCGCCCGGCGGTCTCAGCGCGCATGCGGTTGACGACTCGCGGGCGCATTGTGGTGACCATGCTGCTTGGGGCGGCAATTGTGAGCATGCTGCTGTCGCTATTCATTGTCGATATCCCTGCGGCTATGGCCGGCGGGCGCCATCCCGACGAGCTGGCAGTGGTCATGGTTCAGCCGGGGGAGACCTTATGGAATCTCGCAGAGCGTTACGGGGATGACTCCCTGACGGTTCAAGACAATGTGCGACACCTTCGGGAGATCAATCACCTTCCAAATGAGCAGGTCTCGGCGGGGACGGCCCTGTACGTGCCTGCGGGTTGA